TCCGCGTGAATACGTCTATTTGCCTGATGCAGCTGCCATGATTGCCGAACTAGCCGGCAGGGACTTTGCTTACGGACAGAATTGGCATATCCCGGGCTCCGGACTTATTGCAGGCAAAGAAATCGTACGAATCGCCCAAGCCGCGAGCGGCAGCACCAAACCGGTCATTCCACTCAAAAAAACGGGTTTGTCTCTGCTGGGCATGGCAGTACCGGTCATGAAGGAGGTTGTCGAAATGCTGTATTTAACCGATGAACCCCTCACCTTAAGCGGGGAGAAATACGAACGATTGATCGGACCGGTTCCGGCTACACCGTTTGAAGAGGGGATATCCTTTACCATCCGCACGTTACAGCAGCGGAAGTAATTCTTTTGCCGAAGTAGTAATTGATTGATCACTCAACAGAAGGGACCGCCATCTAAAACTTAAGCTCCCACAAGAAGAAACGGCTTCGCCGTCCTTTTAGGGACGGTACCGTTTCTCGTAGAATTATAAGACCAAATGATAAGCGCACAGCTTATACAGTCTTATATTTTAAAAAAGACCATCCCTTAAGCAGGATGGCCTTCTCTTTGCGGTTATTTGATTGACGGCAGGTATTCTTCCAGACGGTCCCACGTTTCGGTGATGCCCTGCTCCATTCCCATATCCATGACGGTCTTGAGCGCTTCGGCGGATTCAAAGCGTCCGCGGCTGATGACCTTCGTCTTTCCCTCATGCTCTACAAAAGTCATCGTAATGTGAGAGGAGGGCATCCCTTCCGTTACATTGCCTTCCGCATCCGAGAAGTAATCGGTATAGACGATGGTTTCGGGCTCCGAGATTTCCTGGTACACCGCTTTGCCCCAAGATTCCATTCCGTAGAAATCACCCTGCTTCTCATCGACACATTTCATACAGTAATGCCATACGCCTCCCGGACGAAAATCGATGTTGCAAACCGGCAGTGTCCAGCCCCGGGGTCCCCACCAATGCTTCAAATGCTCGGCTTCCGAAAACGCCTTGAATACCAGCTCGCGCGGTGCATCGAACACACGCTCCAGAACAAGTTTCTGACCTTCTACCCGGGTAACCATTTTGTTCGTCATTGAAAACTCCTCCTTAAGATTAGGTTTCCTTTGGTTGACTTTCCCCAGCTTGCAGCTTGTTCTCTTCGGCTTGGAGCTTCTGCAGATACATGTCCAGATTGTCGAAACGTTCATTCCAGATCCTGCGGTAAGCATCAAGCCAGGAATCCAGCGCCCGAAACGGCTCGGCACGGAGCCTGTAGTTCCGGCGATTGGCCACGGCCTCTACTTCCACCAATCCGGCCTCCAGCAGAACCCGCAGATGCTTCGAGGCCTGGGGCTGGCGGAGCCCCAAATGATCGGCGATTTCCCCTACAGTCAGGGGACCGCCGCGCAAAAGCTCAACCATGCCTAACCGGTTAGGTTCGGCTAATGCGCTGAATGTCGTAATATTCATGGGATACGGCGCGGCCTATGCTTCCAGTACGGGTCATTTCAGGCCACCTCATTTCATTTATTAAGTATCGGCTGCTTGATACACAAAGCATACCCCATATTGAATATTCCTGTAAAGGAATATTTTAAAATTTGATATATCTTTCTCGGGCAGCGCCCGCTCTATTCAATCGGTTCGCCCGCCGCTTCCCATCGGGAGATTTCCTCCCGCACCCGCGGCGCGACCTCCGTCCCCAGCAGCTCAATGGCGCGCATCACGTCCTCATGCGGCATCGTGCCAAGCGGGGTATGCAGGAAAAAGCGGGTGATGCCTACGTTTTTGCGCAGGTGGATAATTTTGTTCGCCACCGTTTCGGGGTCGCCGACATACAGCGCTCCTTCAAAGCTACGGGCGGCATCGAAGGTGGAACGGTCATAATGTCCCCAGCCCCGCTCCCTTCCAATGACATTCATGCTTGCCTGGGTTGACGGAAAAAACTTATCGGCCGCCGTTTCGGTGTCCTCCGCAATAAAGCCATGCGAGTGCGATGCCACAGGCAGATGCGAGACGTCATGTCCCGCCTTCGCCGCCGCTCTTTTATAAAGCTTCACAAGCGGCGCGAACTGCAGCGGACGGCCACCGATAATCGCCAGCACCAGCGGCAGGCCGAGCAGGCCGGCGCGGATTACGGATTCCTGATTGCCCCCGCTGCCAATCCACACCGGCAAAGGATTCTGTACCGGACGCGGATACACGCCCAAATCCGGAATGGCCGGGCGATGCCCGCCTTCCCATGTGACATGTTCCGACTCCCGGATCTTGAGTAAGAGCTCCAGCTTTTCATCGAACAGCTCATCATAGTCGTCCAGGTCATATCCAAACAGCGGAAACGATTCGATAAAAGAACCCCGGCCCGCCATGATCTCCGCGCGCCCGCCTGAAATGCCGTCCAGCGTAGCAAAATCCTGAAACACCCTCACCGGATCATCGGACGACAGCACCGTAACCGCGCTGGTCAATCGGATTTGCTTCGTCTGCGCCGCCGCCGCGGCCAGCACAACCGCAGGCGAGGATGCCGCATAATCCTTGCGGTGATGCTCGCCCACGCCGTACACATCCAGCCCCACCCGGTCGGCCAGCACAATCTCCTCCACCACCTCGCGCAGCCGCTGCGCGTGACTCATCACTTCTCCGGTATGCACATCCGGCGATGTCTCCACAAATGTGCTGATGCCTATCTCCATTGGCAGCGCCCCCATCTTGTATCAAAATTGAGTATCTTTATTTTGAACGTTTCAGAAAGTGATATCAAGCGCTTGTTCAGCAAGGATCTCTGTGCTTCTCCTCCGCCTACGGAACTCCGTCGGTGTAACACCGGTCCAATTCCGGAATGCCCGATAAAAGGCGCTGGCCTCGGAAAAACCGAGCAAGTAGGCAATTTCATCTATGGATATACCGGTTCCGTGCAGGTAATCCTCAGCCATTCTTTGGCGAGCCGCTCGCAATAACTCCAGGTAGGAGGTCCCTTCCTTCCGCAAATAATTCTGCAAGCTTCGTACGCTGACCGCGAGCTGTTCCGCGATTGCCTCGATGGAAGGAGAACCTCCCCGCATATGGTCCAGAAGGAGACGGAGCACTTGAGCGGTATAAGGAGAATGATCCTGCAATCTTAATCCACTTCTCGCATCTCTTGCAATCTTCTCGAAGGGCTCCAGCAGAGCGGGATTCGGCCCTATTAGCGGTATGCTCAGATCTTCCCGTCTCAACACAAGCGCATCATTGTCGGATTGAAACCGTACCGGACATTGAAAAACACGCTCATATTCGGCTGCGCTTCGCGGCATATCGCATGTAAAACGGACCTCGCATAGCGGAATCCGCCTGCCGGTAAGCATATTGATGTAGGTATAGGTTCCAGCCAGCTTAAGATCAATATAAATCCGGTTATTCCTCAGAGCCGCATCAAGCACCGTGGAACGGAGCTCCACTTGCTCCCCTTCCTCATGCAGCTTCATTCTGCCGGTTCCATCAACTACCGTCTCGTACTCGCAATATTTAACCGCGGCCGTCCCCAGATTGGCGCAATTCATCAGGATATAACCGACGATGCTCGAGAATCCCCGGCTAAGTCTTTCGCCCAGAAGCAGACCGATCTCTTCAATGCCCGTGATTCTTCCCAGACCCTCCATAATCGTGTTTACTTGACCGGCTGTTAACCGGTGATCCGGAGAAGATACAGAGCTCAGGTCAATTGCCTCGGTCTGGAACAATTCCTCACTCGTTAATCCAAAGAACTCCAGACCTTGCATTAAAGCAGATATTTTGGATACTGACATCGTAAATTGTCCGCCCATCCCCACATCTCCTATCCGATTGTGTTCACATAAACGTCTCCCCCGTTTGTTGCGCGTCAAGTCATTCTTTTTTCGTCAAGGAGCATTGGATTTCAGTCTCATATTTCTTACACTAATAATCAGTACGAAACAGGAGGAATGTTGATGAAACCGACCGTTCTAATAACAGGAGCTTCCAGCGGAATCGGCCTGGCCTTTGCTACCTTGTTCGCCAGTCGCCATTATGATATCGTCCTTGTAGCCAGGAGAGCGGATCGCCTGAACGAGCTTGCGGAACAATTAAGCCGCGAGTATGGAAGCCTGGTAACCGTGATTCCCAGCGATCTGTCCCTTCCGGATGCTCCGCGGGACATATTCGAACAGCTGCGAAGCCGGAAGATTGATATCGATATCCTCGTTAACAACGCCGGAACCCAGGTCTATGGCGAATTTCAGCATGCAGACCTTGAAGCAACCCTTCGGCTGATCCAGATCAATATCATGGCGCTGACCGAGCTGACCAAATTGGCCACCGACGACATGGTCCGTAAAGGACGCAAAGGTAAAATACTGAATGTCGGTTCAACCGGATCGTTCGCGCCATCGCCCCTGAATGCCGTATACTGCGCAACCAAGGCTTACGTGCTTAGCTTCTCCGAAGGTATTTCGAAAGATTTGGAGGGAACGGGGATTACCGTAACGACCCTCTGCCCCGGCGCCACAAGAAGCGAATTTGCCGAAAAGGCCAATCTGCTTGACTCCAGGTTATTCAATTTTGCCGTAATGGAACCGGAGAAGGTGGCCTCGATCGGGTATAAAGCCTTGATGAACAATAAAAGAGTAGCGGTTCCCGGCTTGCTCAACCGGTTGATGGTAGGCTCCATCCCGTTTACTCCACGGGGGCTTTTGCTGCGGTTAAGCCATTATTTAATGCGTCCCGCTCGTTAAACGAAATTATGACGATTTCTGTTTACCCGTTCTATAATGAAGCAGAACGATCCCCGAGCTAAAGCTTCTCGTTTCCAGCAGTTCCAGCTTCATTTGCGTGGCATCTTGAAACAGCGGTTTGCCGTTTCCGATAACTACCGGTGTCAGCACTAGCAGGTACTCATCGATCAATCCTTCATTTGCAAGCTGCTGCACAATCGTTCCGCTGCCAAATATCGTGATATCGGGGCCTTCGCCTTCTTTTAACCTTCTTACTTCCTCTGCAAGATTGCCGCTGAGCAGCCTGGAATTCTCCCAGTTCACTTCCTGCAAAGTTGTAGAGAACACCACTTTGGTCATCTGGTTTAATTCTTGGGCCATCATCCGGGCGCCTTCGGGAGCATTCGGATTGTTTGCCACATGCGGCCAGTAGCTTTCGAACATCTGGTAGGTCACCCTGCCGAATAATACGGTGTCGGGATTCATCATCTCATGCGCAGCTTTGTCGACCTCGGGATCATGGATAAACCAGTCGATCTCTCCGCCCAGACCCGCATAATAACCATCGATAGAGAGATTGTTGAACACAACAACTTTTCTCATAGGGCACCTCTTTCATAGATTAGATCAACCCTCTTTCATAGATTAGATCAAAATGCAGCCGAAAACGTCCTGTCCGAATAGACTATATCCCAATCTTTAGCAGATTCTGTCCTGGCGTTCAAGAGGGATTTTCGCCGCAGCAGAAGCAGAGATGCGTATAGCCGCCACCGCATACGATAAGTCCCCGCCAAGACTGCTTGCCGGGGACTTTCAACCTCCTAAGGAATGGCGCAAATCAGATGTCCGCCAAGTCAATCGGTCTTCAATAACGAACCGAGCGGTTTCAGAACCGCTTCCACCCCTTTTGTCGGATTGGGTAGATGGACATGAAGCAAAGCTAAAATGCTTAACGTCAAGCCGGCCAGAATAAGCACGACATACACAATCAGATCTTTGCGCTGTTTCTTTTTGATTAATTGGGGAATATCCCAGCCGGCCAGCACAACAAACAGGAGGATAATCGCCATGATCTTCATGCTTATTCCTCTCCCTCTTCCACGGTAATCATCGACTTGTTCGTCAGACCGGTGCGGACCACCTTCGCATGAGGCTTAATGTCCACTTCCAGTTCGGGGAAAACGTCATCCCAGCTTTCTTTAAACTGCCGATTCCACGCTTTCGGGTATGCCCGGTATACAGCGTTGCCGAACCCGAAGATGTCCGAATTAAATGTTTTTTGTGCCTTCTCGATCGTGGATTGTATTCTTCTCTTCGTTTCCAGCTCCAATTCTTGTTCGACATATTGAATGATCTTGGGGTCGCTCATATCCAATGAGGAGTTATTTTCATAGACGGTGTTTTCCATATAGATGTCCCCTTGGATTCGGAGCTTGCGGTCCCGGAGAATCGGTTTGATCTTCGTCGCTTTCCGGACAGCCATGGCGCTGATATTGCCCCCGCCCTTATCCTTTGAAATCTCCACTGTGACAACACTGGTCTTCAGCTCATTGCGCAGCCACAGCGCCCCGCGCGTCTCCGCATCGTCCAGCCAGCCGACCAATTTATCTTTGCGGAATACGGCTGAACCGGATATAACCGTGTTCATGTCCCCTCCGGAAGATCCTTCTTCGTTGTCAATCTCGGTTTGTCTTAAAGCCACCTGGGCAGCGATCGGCTCGATTCCGTCCGTAAGGAGCATCTGAAAAAAGTCTTTTAAGTAGATTCTGATTGCGACATGACGCTTCTCCTCTTCCCTGATTTCCTCGGCGGAAATCTTCTCCCATTTGGCGTTGAACTTTAAAATTTCCGCCGCTTTCCCTTCGCTGAATAGAATGTAACTGCGCAGCCGGGATTCCCGGTACCGCACAAAAAAATCAAGCACGGGCGCAACCCCCTCCCGCGCCAGCTGCTCCCCGATGATAATAATCCGGCTATGGGAGAAGAACAATTGGCGGGGAAGCTTCTTCTGCAGCCTGCGGCAAGCGTCCAGCATGGTCACTCCTTTCTCCGACACGACCACGGTTGCTTTATTTCCATCGCCGCTCCCTGAACCGCCGCTTCCCGAACCGCTGGCCGGTCCGAGCATCGTCGGAACGGCAATCTGCAGCGTGAGCAGGTATTTCCCGTCCTCCATCTTGTCAATGGCGGAGGCGGTCACAATCGACAGATCGTTCAATTCAACTCGGCCCCAGCAGCCGCTTGTCGGCAGCATTGCGAGGATCAGCAGCATAATCCCTAGCTTTCTCATCAGGCGTCCTCCTTTCATAAGCAGGGCTACTCGCCGCGCTTCGGGGAACGCGGCCGTAGTGTTCCTTTCATACGCCGGGGATTGTTCTTGCCGGTCTCGGTCGAACGCTTGGTCATTCCCCACCAAGGCACACGCAGAAAAACATCCTTCATATCACTGGCATGCATGGGAGCCAGCGGAGACAAATAAGGAACACCGAACGAACGCAGGCGCGCCATATGGATCAGAATGAACAGCACGCCGAGCAGTACGCCATACAGTCCGAGTGTCCCGGCCAGAATCATCATCGGAAACCGAAGCAGCCGGATGGTAATAGCCTGGGAGTAGCTCGGAACGATGAAGGAAGCAATCCCTGTGATAGAGACGATAATGACCATGGGCGCGGACACGATCCCTGCGCTTACGGAAGCCTCGCCGATCACGAGCGCCCCGACAATGCTGACCGCTTGTCCGACCGGCCGGGGCAGACGCACCCCTGCTTCCCGCAGCGCCTCGAATGAAATTTCCATCAGCAGCGCTTCGACAATAGCCGGGAAAGGAACCGTTTCACGGGAAGCAGCGGCGCTGAGCAGCAGGGATGTTGGCAGCATCTCCTGATGAAACGTCAGCAGAGCGATGTACAGTGATGGCAGCAGCAGAGCAATCATCAGAAACAGATAACGAAGCAGCCGGATCAGAGTCGAGACGACAAATCTTTGGTAATAATCTTCACTGGCCTGCATCATTTCAAAGAAAGTAACCGGAAGAAACAGGGCAAAGGGAGTGTTGTCAATCAGCACCCCAACTTTGCCTTCCAACAAGTTGGCCACGATCCGGTCGGGACGCTCCGTGTAGTTTATCTGGGGAAATATGGAAAAATGGTTGTCCTCTATCAGCTCCTCCACATAACCGCTCTCGAGAATGGCGTCGATGTCGATCCGGTTCAATCTCTCCCGGACTTCTTCGATGAGTGCTTCGTCCGCGATCCCTTCCAGATAGGTAATGGCGACATCCGTCTTCGACAATCTCCCCAGCTGGATGCTTTCAAATTTCAACTGCGGCGTTCTCAATCTGCGGCGAATGAGATTAATGTTGGTGAGCAAATTTTCCGTAAATCCTTCTCTTGGCCCCCGAATGACGGCCTCAGTAGCCGGCTCTTCAACCGCCCGCATTTCCCAGCCCCTCGCGCTGATGAACAGGGCCTTGTACACACCGTCAAGGAGCAGCGCCGTATCTCCACGCAGAATATGGTCTATGGCATCCTGAATCCGCCCGCCGGTGCTTACTTGCGAAGCGCTGATCACCTGTTTCCGGAGCAGGTTCTCAAGGCCGGTCAGCGTTAGTCCCGATTTCTGCGTCATTTGTTCGCCATACCTCAGCAAGGGCTCCATGATATCGGATTCCAGAGTGAGGGTATTCACCATTCCGTCTAGGAAAACTAGGGCCGCGTTTTGGGAGTCGCCTATTTGAAATTCCCGGAAGATGATGTCGGAGGATCGGTCAAAAATCTTCTTGATGCGGGCCAAGTCCTGTGCAATATTCCCGCTGACGAGCTCGTGATTTGGCGTCATCCCTTGCCCCATATCTCGTTCACCCTTTCCCACAAAGTCGACCCTTCCCTACATATAAAGTGCCGGAAGCACTAACCTCTCTTATTTCCGCTCCCTTCTCCCTCCCGTTTCCTTTCGTCCAACCGCCGGATTTTGGCAACAATCAACATGAGCAGAGGAAGCAAAATAACGAAAGGGAGGGAAAAGAACGGCCAAATCGTAAAAGCAAACACGGTATCCTCAACAAGATTTCCATAGGCGACGATAGAGAAAATAAAGATCAAAACACCTACGGGTATAACAACGGACCGGTAGTCGGAAAGCCTGCACCACTGAGCCAACCCGATTACAGCGCAATAATAGCAGACCCCTATCTTCGTAAAGCCCGACGTTATCCAAAGCAGCATGCCGAGAGTATCCAAATTGGTTACGAAACCCGCCTTTTCGATGTACTTTATAGTTTCGTGAGTCGGATAATTCATTCTGGCAGTGACCGATGGACCTAGCACGAGAATAGATACCAGAACACTTATCGTAAGGATTATGCCGCCAAATAAAATAGCAAGGATATAGGACTTCTTCACCTTCTGAATATTGCGGATATTGGGCAGCAGCATCGCAAATAGAATGGTCTCGCCAAATGGATTTGAAGCCGCCGAGATTGAGCCTTTCATAACGGGAACGATTCCTTCACCCATAAACGGAGTCAAATTATCCCATTTGAATTCCGTTATTAACAGAATGATGATGGGCAGGACGAACAGTTCGCGAAAAGGCAAAACAAGTTCATTGACTCGCCCAAGGGTTTCAATCCCTCCCCGAATGGCATAAGCGATAACGGCCAGCAGCGATCCGCTTACGATAATAGGCGGTGCACTCGGCAGTGCGGTTATCGTCACATAATCGCGAAAAATCCCGGTAACGAGCGACCCCAAATATAAAGGGTACAATACATACAAAAAGCCGACTATTTTTCCAATCCATTTACCCAATATGATTTCGCTGTACTGGATGATGCTTCGCTTCGGAAATAGAAGCCCCAAGCTGGTAAATAGAAGAACAACCGCTACTCCAGTCAAAGTGGCGATAATAATGGTAAGCCAACCGTCCTGTTTAGCAAAGGAAGCGGCACTGGACGGAATGATCACGGTGGCACCCCCCAGTAGGAAGGTTAACATTAAAAAACCGGCCTGCCTGGCACTAATCTTTCCACGATCCAGCATGATGGTCCCTCCATTTTCCAAGCATACTTCGCATAGTTTTCCAATTTGCCGTTAAAATAACCGCTTCCGATTATGTTTATTTTCATCTGAATTGCAAATACTGGGTTTATTATTTTTCACGGGAAAGGACAGGACATGGCACAGGAAAAAATCAGCGGGTGGCAGCTATTTTCCATGATTATTCTGTTTGAAATCGGGACTACAGTACTCTTTGGATTGGGTATGGAGGCCAAGCAAGATGAGTGGCTGGCGATCTTGGCCGCGATGCTCGGGGGACTTGCGTTAATGCGGGTTTACTCCAAGCTCTGCGAATATTATCCGAACCGGACGCTTGTGCAAATCATTCCCGAGATCGTCGGAAAATGGATCGGCTATCCGCTGTCGCTTGTTTATATCTTGAATTTTGCTTATGAGTCTTCACGGGTGCTTCGGGACTTCGGGGAGCTCATTGCGCAGACGATTTTGATAGAAACGCCGATCCTAGTCGTTATGGCCGGATTCATGCTCGGCATCATCTATTGTCTGCGTGGCGGGGTTGAAGTGTTCGGACGTTTGGGGGAGATCTTGTTTCCGGTTGCTTTTATCGCCCTGGTCACCGGATGGATTCTCATCCTCACTTCTCAAATTCACCATTTTGAGTATATGGAGCCCGTCTTTGAAAAGGGCGGACAGCCGATCTTGAAAGCGGTCTTCCCCTTCCTTCTTGTGTTTCCGTTCGGCCAAACGCTCCTGTTCATGATGTTTGCCAAAAACCTGAATCCCCACAGTCGCTTCCGAAAAGTCGGGATGGTCGGGATTCTCGCGTCCGGCATCATTTTGTCATTAAATATGCTGGGTCTAATTTCCACATTTGGCTCACTCGTTCTGAAAGAAACGGAATTTCCGCTGTATACTGCAATAGGCATGGTTGATCTGGGGGATTTTATTATGAACCTGGATGCGCTCGCAATCCTGATGATGGTGCTGGGCGGGTTCTTCAAGCTGGGGGCATTCATGTACGGTACCGTACTCGGAACCGCGCAGCTGTTCAAATTGGAATCCTACCATCCACTCCTTATTCCATGGGGAACGATTATTCTGGCAATGTCCTTTATCATTGCGTCCAATTACACCCAACATATCTATATCGGCTGGAAAATATCGATACCCTATATTTTTTTCCCGCTCTATATCGTAATCCCTATTCTGTTATGGATCATTGCCGCTATTCGTAAAATGGTGGGTGCATGAATAACGGGCGCAAAAAGAGCCGCTCCGCATGTAGAGTGCTCTACCGCGGGGCAGCCCTTCTATAGCTTTTTCTGATTCACCTGTGATTTACCACAATGTATACCCTGCTTCGACAAGGATTTTATACCATTGCTCTTTGGTCAGCTCGGGGCCTTCGGCCGACTTTATAGCCCGCTCAATCCGCTCTTTGTTTCCGGTGCCAAGGACAATGACGGGATTGGACGAGTGCTTGAAGATCCATTTGTAGATGACTTCGTCGAGATGCTCCAGCCCCTGCTCCTGCCGAATCGCTTCGAGGACGTTATGCATGTTCTCCTCAACTGCACTAGTCGGTTTAAAAATTCTGCCGCCCGCCAGAGGCGACCAAATCATCGGAGATATCCCTTCTTTCAGGCAGTGGGTCATGGTGCCGTTTTGATAATTCTGGATGCCCAGCGGATTCAGCATAAATTGGTGAGTGACAAAATTAATGTCCGAATATTTTTGCAGTGTGTCAAATTCAAGCGGACTATGATTGGATAATCCGAAATACTTGACCTTGCCCTCGCTTTGAAGCTGAAGCAGCGTTTCGTTAAGCTCGCGCGGATCAATCAGCAGATCGAACATATGGATGAGCAGGATATCAATGTAGCCGCATTGAAGTTTGTCCAAAGAGTCATTAACCTGTGTCAAAATATATTCTTTATCCGTGTTGAAAAAACGAGTTTTAATATGAGGGTTTCGGGCATTCGGCACACTGATTGCGCATTTCGTTACGATTTCGATTTTCTCCCTCAGGGACGGTTCCAGCTTCAGAGCTTCCCCGAACAGCGCTTCGTTTCGATGATCGCCGCCGTAAATATCGGCATGGTCAAACGTTGTGATTCCCCGCTCAATGCACCATTCGATAAATTCCACCGCTTGTTCGACACTTAAATTCCAGTCATTCATTCTCATGCATCCAATGACCAGTTTGGATATGGAAAGCTGCTCGTTTAATTGAATTTTCAACACAGTCACCCGCCTTGTTCCTAAGATATGACAAGCTAAATCCGTTCTCATTATATCTCTTTAGGAAAGCGATTACTTTAGATGTTTTCGGATGTTTCTTTCTAAAACTTTCGGATTTCATTTCCGACTGCCTATCCCAAATCGCCTTTGGAATAAGGCACTCATAGGTTTGACTTAACAGTGTTGTAAGGATTCGATTCGGCGGGATACGGTATAATGAAAAATCAACACGGATATAACCATTAGAACAATCGCCTCTAAATAGAGATAAACGTAGGATAGTTGTTCAACAACAACTCCGCCCAGCATGGGTCCGAGTGCTCTGCCTAAGGTAGAGGACATATTTACAAAACTTTGATAGGAACCTTTTGCATGAGATGGTGAAATCGTATTAATCATTGCCGGTATGGCGGGAAACACAAACATTTCTCCTAAGGTAAGCAGGACAATAGCAGCCATGAACCCTATATACTGCTGACTAAATATGAGGACAATGAAAGAAAAAATAAACAGCGTAACGCCCAAATAAATCTGTATTTTATAAGTATGAGCCACTTTCTTAATAATTAGCGAAAGCAGCGGCTGGCCTAAAATAATAAGTATGGCATTGATCGTCCATAAGAAGCTATATAAATTGAACTCGTAACATTAAGGACCGCCAGAATCGGGTAAAAGGTAAGAAAGAACCTGAAAAGGCGGAGATTTAAATGACTACAGAACAAGAGATCGGAAAACTGACAGAAGCCATGAAGGAAACGGAAAGTACCCGGATGTATGAAAGATATTTGGCGATAAGGCTGCATCTAGAGGGCCGGACCCTCACCGAAATTGCCGATATTTTGGGCAGATCCTTTCCGGCCATCAGCGGATACTGGAAGAACTACCGTAAGAACGGACTGCAAGGTCTCGAATTGGGTGAATATCCGGGTGGTTCCAAGCGACTTTCGAATGAGCAAGAGGAACGGCTGAAGCAAGTCATCGCTGAGAAACGCCCTGTCGATGTTGGCTTTGAAGCGAAGTATACCTGGACGTTAAAACTCATTCGTGCCTGGATTCTTCGGGAGTATAGCGAAGACTACACGCTCAAAGGCGTCTCCAAAATGCTGAACCGCCTTGGCTTCAGCTACACGAAGGCCACCTATACTTTGGCAAAGGCCAATCCAGAGGAGCAAGAGCAGTTTCGCCAAGTCACGCTACCTGAGCTCAAAGACCAGTTAGATCAAGGAAAAGTGGATCACCTGCTGTTTGAAGACGAATCGGCTATTTGGGCCTATCTAGCCTTACAGTACAATTGGTTTCCGAGAGGACAACAGCGAAAAATCAAGACGTATGGCCAGCATCAGGGTGCCAAGCTGTTTGCAGCGATCGATTACGAAACCGGCCATGTCCTTCACCGGGAAGAAGAAAAACTGGATGCGAAAGCGTTCCAACGCTTCTTGGCCGACATTTTACAGACGTATTCCGGCAAGGTCGTGGTTGTACTGGATAATGCCCACATTCATCATGCCGATGAAATTCAGCCTTTTCTCAAGGAGCACGCCCGATTGCAGTTGGTCTATTTACCCAAGTACAGCCCGGAACTCAATCCCACGGAAGGTTTGTGGAAATGGCTAAAGCACGATGTCGTGAACAATGTGTTTTTCCAAAAGTTCTACGTCATTCGTTCCCATGTGGCCGATTTAATAAAAAGCATCAACCGAACTCCTCAAGCCGTAATTGACCGCTTACTTCTTCAGGT
This region of Paenibacillus sp. URB8-2 genomic DNA includes:
- a CDS encoding LLM class flavin-dependent oxidoreductase; translation: MEIGISTFVETSPDVHTGEVMSHAQRLREVVEEIVLADRVGLDVYGVGEHHRKDYAASSPAVVLAAAAAQTKQIRLTSAVTVLSSDDPVRVFQDFATLDGISGGRAEIMAGRGSFIESFPLFGYDLDDYDELFDEKLELLLKIRESEHVTWEGGHRPAIPDLGVYPRPVQNPLPVWIGSGGNQESVIRAGLLGLPLVLAIIGGRPLQFAPLVKLYKRAAAKAGHDVSHLPVASHSHGFIAEDTETAADKFFPSTQASMNVIGRERGWGHYDRSTFDAARSFEGALYVGDPETVANKIIHLRKNVGITRFFLHTPLGTMPHEDVMRAIELLGTEVAPRVREEISRWEAAGEPIE
- a CDS encoding SRPBCC domain-containing protein, whose translation is MTNKMVTRVEGQKLVLERVFDAPRELVFKAFSEAEHLKHWWGPRGWTLPVCNIDFRPGGVWHYCMKCVDEKQGDFYGMESWGKAVYQEISEPETIVYTDYFSDAEGNVTEGMPSSHITMTFVEHEGKTKVISRGRFESAEALKTVMDMGMEQGITETWDRLEEYLPSIK
- a CDS encoding Ger(x)C family spore germination protein, whose translation is MRKLGIMLLILAMLPTSGCWGRVELNDLSIVTASAIDKMEDGKYLLTLQIAVPTMLGPASGSGSGGSGSGDGNKATVVVSEKGVTMLDACRRLQKKLPRQLFFSHSRIIIIGEQLAREGVAPVLDFFVRYRESRLRSYILFSEGKAAEILKFNAKWEKISAEEIREEEKRHVAIRIYLKDFFQMLLTDGIEPIAAQVALRQTEIDNEEGSSGGDMNTVISGSAVFRKDKLVGWLDDAETRGALWLRNELKTSVVTVEISKDKGGGNISAMAVRKATKIKPILRDRKLRIQGDIYMENTVYENNSSLDMSDPKIIQYVEQELELETKRRIQSTIEKAQKTFNSDIFGFGNAVYRAYPKAWNRQFKESWDDVFPELEVDIKPHAKVVRTGLTNKSMITVEEGEE
- a CDS encoding SDR family NAD(P)-dependent oxidoreductase, whose amino-acid sequence is MKPTVLITGASSGIGLAFATLFASRHYDIVLVARRADRLNELAEQLSREYGSLVTVIPSDLSLPDAPRDIFEQLRSRKIDIDILVNNAGTQVYGEFQHADLEATLRLIQINIMALTELTKLATDDMVRKGRKGKILNVGSTGSFAPSPLNAVYCATKAYVLSFSEGISKDLEGTGITVTTLCPGATRSEFAEKANLLDSRLFNFAVMEPEKVASIGYKALMNNKRVAVPGLLNRLMVGSIPFTPRGLLLRLSHYLMRPAR
- a CDS encoding ArsR/SmtB family transcription factor, yielding MNITTFSALAEPNRLGMVELLRGGPLTVGEIADHLGLRQPQASKHLRVLLEAGLVEVEAVANRRNYRLRAEPFRALDSWLDAYRRIWNERFDNLDMYLQKLQAEENKLQAGESQPKET
- a CDS encoding AraC family transcriptional regulator, with amino-acid sequence MGGQFTMSVSKISALMQGLEFFGLTSEELFQTEAIDLSSVSSPDHRLTAGQVNTIMEGLGRITGIEEIGLLLGERLSRGFSSIVGYILMNCANLGTAAVKYCEYETVVDGTGRMKLHEEGEQVELRSTVLDAALRNNRIYIDLKLAGTYTYINMLTGRRIPLCEVRFTCDMPRSAAEYERVFQCPVRFQSDNDALVLRREDLSIPLIGPNPALLEPFEKIARDARSGLRLQDHSPYTAQVLRLLLDHMRGGSPSIEAIAEQLAVSVRSLQNYLRKEGTSYLELLRAARQRMAEDYLHGTGISIDEIAYLLGFSEASAFYRAFRNWTGVTPTEFRRRRRSTEILAEQALDITF
- a CDS encoding dihydrofolate reductase family protein, which codes for MRKVVVFNNLSIDGYYAGLGGEIDWFIHDPEVDKAAHEMMNPDTVLFGRVTYQMFESYWPHVANNPNAPEGARMMAQELNQMTKVVFSTTLQEVNWENSRLLSGNLAEEVRRLKEGEGPDITIFGSGTIVQQLANEGLIDEYLLVLTPVVIGNGKPLFQDATQMKLELLETRSFSSGIVLLHYRTGKQKSS